A window of the Tessaracoccus sp. MC1865 genome harbors these coding sequences:
- a CDS encoding 6-phosphofructokinase, whose translation MAKRIGILTAGGDSPGLNAAIRGFGKAAIGQHGMELLGFRSGLKGLVENNFQVLDSDALSGILTIGGTILGTSRDKPHKMVIDGEVRDMTSTIVENYEKNDLDGLVCIGGGGTAKNAKRLAAAGLNVIHLPKTIDNDIAHTETSFGFSTALGIATEAVDRLHSTAHSHHRIIVVEIMGHKAGWLALGAGIAGGADVILIPEIPYSVEAVAESVHRRAASGRNFSVIALAEGARDEKDSADLAAAEVLRKHASTAEAKAAADKHRDAVVASHRNNAFKLAESLEQITGLESRVTILGYVQRGGIPDANDRVLGTLLGSAGADLVAEGTFGITVASQCGAAVPVPLEDVAGNLKTVPVDHEWVRAARGVGTNLGD comes from the coding sequence ATGGCAAAGCGCATCGGGATTCTGACGGCAGGCGGCGACTCGCCCGGCTTGAACGCGGCCATCCGCGGCTTCGGCAAGGCGGCGATCGGGCAGCACGGCATGGAGCTGCTCGGCTTCCGTTCCGGACTGAAGGGCCTCGTCGAGAACAACTTCCAGGTGCTCGACTCGGACGCGCTGTCGGGCATCCTCACCATCGGCGGCACCATCCTCGGCACCTCGCGGGACAAGCCGCACAAGATGGTGATCGACGGCGAGGTCCGCGACATGACGTCCACGATCGTCGAGAACTACGAGAAGAACGACCTCGACGGCCTCGTGTGCATCGGGGGCGGCGGCACGGCCAAGAACGCAAAGCGCCTCGCCGCGGCGGGGCTCAACGTCATCCACCTGCCGAAGACCATCGACAACGACATCGCGCACACCGAGACCAGCTTCGGCTTCTCCACGGCGCTGGGCATCGCGACGGAGGCCGTGGACAGGCTGCACTCCACAGCCCACTCGCACCACCGCATCATCGTCGTGGAGATCATGGGCCACAAGGCCGGCTGGCTCGCGCTGGGCGCAGGCATCGCCGGCGGGGCCGACGTCATCCTGATCCCGGAGATCCCGTACTCGGTGGAGGCCGTGGCGGAATCGGTCCACCGGCGGGCCGCCTCGGGCCGCAACTTCTCCGTCATCGCGCTGGCCGAGGGCGCCCGCGACGAGAAGGACTCGGCGGACCTGGCCGCTGCGGAGGTGCTGCGCAAGCACGCCTCCACCGCGGAGGCGAAGGCGGCCGCAGACAAGCACCGCGACGCCGTGGTGGCGAGCCACCGCAACAACGCCTTCAAGCTGGCCGAATCGCTCGAGCAGATCACCGGGCTGGAATCGCGCGTGACCATCCTGGGGTACGTGCAGCGCGGTGGCATCCCGGACGCCAACGACAGGGTGCTGGGCACCCTGCTGGGATCCGCCGGGGCGGATCTCGTGGCGGAAGGCACCTTCGGTATCACGGTCGCTTCGCAGTGCGGCGCGGCGGTGCCCGTCCCGCTGGAGGACGTCGCCGGCAACCTGAAGA